In the genome of Pseudomonadota bacterium, one region contains:
- a CDS encoding hemolysin family protein, with protein sequence METSGSLEYTRSDVVLLIVYMLMALFFSFLCSVAEAVLLSITPSFIAGLRESKPKLATLLNRLKQEKVDQSLAAILTLNTIAHTVGAIGSGAKATIIFGSTWFGLFSAIMTLMILFLSEIIPKTIGAVFWRKLVLPTAIFVRSLISALFPLIWLSEKLTKLIAPEKNPHMFSRDEFVAMAGIGEKSGHIKESESRIIRNLFRFESIKAKDIMTPRTVIVAFRQDMTVAEALEVKSHTPFSRLLLYRSNIDDVTGFILKSDMLLSMAQDQSETKLDALKRDIMTVSGEMSLSGLLEFLLDHRQHIALVVNEFGGTKGLVTFEDVVETLLGMEIIDEMDKVEDMQAMARLQWTKRAKALGLEVDTLNKKETGPNTP encoded by the coding sequence ATGGAGACATCCGGATCACTTGAATATACCCGCTCAGATGTTGTACTACTGATAGTATATATGCTGATGGCTTTGTTTTTCTCTTTTCTGTGCTCTGTGGCAGAAGCGGTTCTTTTGAGCATCACACCTTCTTTTATTGCCGGATTGCGAGAGAGTAAGCCGAAACTTGCAACTCTGCTTAATCGGTTGAAGCAGGAGAAGGTGGACCAATCGCTTGCGGCCATACTAACCTTAAACACCATCGCCCATACGGTTGGGGCAATTGGCTCCGGAGCCAAGGCTACGATCATATTCGGAAGTACCTGGTTCGGCCTGTTTTCTGCCATTATGACATTGATGATCCTGTTCCTTTCCGAAATTATTCCAAAAACTATAGGCGCAGTCTTCTGGCGAAAACTCGTACTTCCAACTGCGATCTTTGTGCGCAGTCTGATTTCGGCTCTTTTCCCATTGATTTGGCTTTCTGAAAAGCTGACCAAACTGATAGCGCCCGAAAAGAACCCGCATATGTTCAGCCGGGATGAATTTGTCGCCATGGCGGGCATCGGAGAAAAATCCGGACACATCAAAGAGAGCGAATCGCGGATCATCCGCAATCTATTCCGATTTGAATCAATCAAAGCAAAAGATATTATGACGCCACGTACCGTGATTGTTGCGTTTCGGCAGGATATGACGGTTGCGGAAGCGTTGGAAGTTAAATCGCATACCCCTTTCTCGCGCTTGTTGCTGTACCGAAGTAATATTGATGATGTTACCGGTTTTATCCTGAAATCCGACATGCTGCTATCCATGGCGCAAGATCAAAGTGAAACAAAACTCGATGCCTTAAAGCGGGATATTATGACCGTTTCTGGTGAGATGTCATTATCCGGTCTGCTGGAATTCCTGCTCGATCATCGTCAGCACATAGCGCTGGTCGTTAATGAATTCGGGGGAACTAAGGGGTTAGTCACGTTCGAGGATGTGGTAGAAACACTGTTAGGGATGGAAATCATAGATGAGATGGACAAGGTAGAAGACATGCAGGCCATGGCCAGGTTGCAATGGACAAAACGCGCCAAGGCGCTCGGCCTCGAAGTTGATACTTTGAACAAGAAAGAGACCGGGCCAAATACTCCATGA
- a CDS encoding molybdopterin-binding protein: protein MKKVRVEDAVGMVLPHDMTRIIPGKFKGVAFKKGHVLREEDIPELLKLGKQTLYVLNLSDNYVHEDDGALRIASSICGDGIRYTNPSEGKSAIICETDGLLKINVTGLLKINKLDNIIISTIRTNFPCKKDQIVGGTRIIPLIVSRKQIERVEAIAKKHEPVISLMPYRKLKVGAVVTGSELYEGLIKDEFDKFVGSKVRAFGSEVVKKILVPDDLKMIADAINELVAFGCELILTTGGLSVDPDDVTKQGIKKAGGKIIVYGSPILPGAMFLHATVKDVPILGLPACVYYNATTIFDLVFPRVLAADKITKAEIAQMGHGGFCMNCKKCQYPVCPFGK from the coding sequence ATGAAAAAGGTTAGGGTTGAAGATGCGGTTGGGATGGTTTTGCCGCATGATATGACACGCATTATTCCCGGGAAATTTAAAGGAGTTGCTTTTAAAAAAGGCCATGTGTTGCGGGAAGAAGATATTCCGGAATTACTCAAACTGGGAAAGCAAACGCTTTATGTCCTTAATCTTTCGGATAATTATGTTCATGAAGATGATGGTGCCTTGCGTATTGCTTCTTCAATCTGCGGTGATGGAATCCGGTATACCAATCCCAGCGAGGGGAAATCAGCTATAATCTGTGAAACAGACGGACTTCTTAAAATTAATGTTACCGGGCTTCTTAAGATTAATAAATTGGATAACATTATAATTTCAACCATTAGAACCAATTTCCCGTGTAAAAAAGATCAGATAGTGGGCGGAACACGGATAATACCTCTGATAGTATCCCGGAAGCAGATTGAACGGGTGGAGGCTATTGCAAAAAAACATGAACCCGTTATAAGTTTAATGCCATACAGAAAGCTTAAAGTTGGAGCAGTAGTTACAGGAAGCGAACTTTACGAAGGATTGATAAAAGATGAGTTTGATAAATTTGTTGGCAGTAAAGTCAGAGCTTTTGGTTCGGAAGTAGTAAAAAAGATACTGGTTCCGGACGATCTGAAAATGATTGCAGACGCTATTAACGAACTTGTTGCTTTCGGATGTGAACTTATTCTTACAACAGGAGGCCTGTCCGTTGATCCTGATGATGTAACCAAGCAGGGTATAAAAAAAGCCGGAGGCAAAATTATTGTTTACGGTTCACCTATTCTTCCCGGTGCCATGTTCCTGCATGCGACTGTTAAAGATGTTCCTATCCTTGGTCTTCCAGCTTGCGTTTATTATAATGCGACAACAATTTTCGATCTGGTTTTTCCCAGGGTGTTGGCGGCAGACAAAATAACAAAGGCAGAAATTGCGCAGATGGGCCACGGAGGTTTTTGCATGAATTGTAAAAAATGTCAGTATCCGGTTTGCCCGTTTGGTAAATAA
- a CDS encoding EF2563 family selenium-dependent molybdenum hydroxylase system protein — MSQAILNQLTIGIKGAGDMASAVAWRLYMANFKKIFMMEIPYPLAVRRGVCFCEAVHEGQKTIEGVQALKASSFEEIRKIWDKGKIAVVVDPEWKTLQKLQPDVLVDAILAKKNIGTKKSEATLVLGLGPGFCAGDDVHMAIETKRGHYLGRIITSGKPIPDTGIPGNIGGYTAERLLRAPAEGVFEARHDIGDIVKSGEVIANVGGAGLVAGIDGVIRGLIRPGTKVTKNMKVGDIDPRSDIGYCDTISDKAMAIAGSVIEAVMRTYNK, encoded by the coding sequence ATGTCTCAGGCTATATTAAATCAACTGACAATAGGCATCAAAGGTGCAGGAGATATGGCCAGTGCTGTTGCATGGCGGCTTTACATGGCCAATTTTAAAAAGATTTTCATGATGGAAATTCCCTACCCTCTTGCAGTAAGAAGAGGCGTGTGTTTTTGCGAAGCTGTTCATGAAGGACAAAAAACTATAGAAGGTGTCCAGGCTTTAAAAGCAAGTAGTTTTGAAGAGATTCGAAAAATTTGGGATAAGGGAAAAATTGCCGTTGTAGTTGATCCTGAATGGAAGACTTTACAGAAACTACAACCGGATGTTTTAGTGGATGCTATTCTTGCTAAGAAGAACATAGGAACAAAAAAATCCGAAGCTACTCTCGTATTAGGACTTGGTCCGGGTTTTTGTGCCGGAGATGATGTTCACATGGCTATAGAAACAAAAAGGGGCCATTACTTGGGACGCATTATTACTTCCGGCAAACCCATACCTGATACCGGAATACCAGGAAATATCGGCGGATATACCGCAGAAAGATTATTAAGAGCACCTGCAGAGGGTGTATTTGAAGCAAGACACGACATCGGAGATATAGTAAAAAGCGGAGAAGTAATTGCAAATGTTGGCGGTGCTGGGCTTGTGGCCGGTATCGACGGTGTAATTCGCGGGCTTATCCGTCCGGGCACGAAAGTAACCAAAAACATGAAAGTAGGAGATATAGACCCAAGATCAGACATTGGTTACTGCGATACGATCTCAGATAAAGCTATGGCTATCGCCGGTTCCGTGATAGAAGCTGTTATGAGGACTTATAATAAATAA